A single genomic interval of Carassius carassius chromosome 24, fCarCar2.1, whole genome shotgun sequence harbors:
- the LOC132102714 gene encoding protein THEMIS2-like yields the protein MGDLQSLRVFINCLDQQSLPRILQICSGVYFQGSIYELSGSEVCLSTGDLVKVIGLELLSVSCEEIDTRASFELPAGYPGHFRLVSEDLPYNSLEEIVSLCPVGADSCGSFTFISQNELTLDNFTIPAGKQLTLLSVEVAKNGERLARCQVVEQNMASAEILLPLSLRGEFYERQGDRGFSLQEIMSSSRLSCRRFRNTDENSGSLLVFSPVYEISAIMQMRKNIVKFPSSLEVDVQDVTEQFQDFVFITPLSMTEVAIKPAESFPTMAEIIDGPEGNQFFNCNWFQDMQRSRRLVLHSCRTTTMILASTPKGRKGKQYFIISENYGGRMRRRAREFESVYEIYLASSQTPGLKVSVTRHCEAVEEEGMPALSVGEQLEVLGKALMDGLKDSSGAAQKIESLIFKKTVEVDDEDEEDEEDSKEISLPLFMAGHFVEKLSDNKKYKLADLVSSSLPVDVKVVTRDKELEKDPLMGLPALQLEETFTETTVLSSLPNKPHWCFELPVRWLQMSLCFTSDPLPWSSNETPELHIETVTEVTEKFYYEYHKLTSKIEEPPPRPPKRKPSSSEVPKKPPKSNSKSPNLRSAVTKHLDNLSLGHIKGRRAPAPPPHEETSNHPSPQLPKQGSSIAESATPHNMYVRSPKVAHKSAQRLSDSDHDYESIQESFENFIS from the exons ggtcCATTTATGAGCTTTCAGGGAGTGAAGTGTGCTTATCTACTGGAGATTTGGTGAAGGTCATTGGTTTAGAGCTCCTGTCTGTATCTTGTGAGGAGATTGACACTAGAGCTTCATTTGAATTGCCTGCTGGATATCCAG GTCACTTCAGACTTGTCTCTGAGGACCTACCATACAATTCACTAGAGGAAATTGTGAGTTTGTGTCCTGTTGGGGCGGACTCCTGTGGCTCCTTCACCTTCATAAGCCAAAACGAGTTGACTCTAGACAACTTCACAATACCTGCAGGAAAACAGTTGACCTTGCTGTCGGTGGAGGTTGCCAAAAATGGAGAAAGACTGGCACGGTGTCAAGTGGTGGAGCAGAACATGGCCTCTGCAGAGATACTCCTTCCTCTGTCGCTCAGAGGAGAGTTTTATGAGCGTCAAGGTGACCGCGGGTTCTCTCTACAGGAAATCATGTCATCATCCAGGCTGAGTTGCCGTCGCTTCCGCAATACAGATGAGAACAGTGGGAGCTTGTTGGTTTTCAGCCCAGTGTATGAAATTAGTGCCATTATGCAAA tgAGGAAGAACATAGTCAAGTTCCCATCCAGCCTGGAAGTGGATGTCCAGGACGTGACAGAACAGTTCCAGGATTTTGTTTTCATAACACCGCTATCAATGACTGAAGTTGCGATTAAGCCAGCGGAGTCCTTCCCAACTATGGCAGAGATCATTGATGGCCCAGAAGGCAATCAGTTTTTTAATTGCAACTGGTTTCAAGATATGCAAAGAAGCCGGCGCCTCGTGTTACATAGTTGTAGAACAACAACAATGATATTAGCCTCAACTCCAAAGGGGAGGAAGGGAAAACAGTACTTCATCATCTCCGAGAACTATGGTGGAAGAATGAGAAGAAGGGCCCGGGAATTTGAATCCGTGTACGAGATATACTTGGCATCCTCTCAGACTCCAGGATTGAAAGTAAGCGTGACTCGCCACTGCGAGGCGGTGGAGGAAGAGGGAATGCCTGCGCTCAGTGTCGGAGAACAGCTGGAGGTTTTGGGAAAAGCACTGATGGATGGACTCAAGGATTCATCAGGAGCTGCTCAGAAAATAGAAAGTCTAATTTTCAAAAAGACAGTGGAGGTGGATGACGAGGAtgaggaagatgaagaagatagtaAGGAAATCTCTCTGCCACTGTTTATGGCAGGTCACTTTGTGGAAAAGCTTTCAGACAACAAAAAGTATAAATTAGCAGATTTAGTGAGTAGCTCTTTGCCTGTAGATGTTAAAGTGGTGACTCGGGATAAAGAGCTAGAAAAAGATCCCCTGATGGGGTTACCAGCACTTCAGCTTGAGGAGACTTTCACGGAGACTACGGTGTTGTCAAGCCTACCAAATAAACCACACTGGTGCTTTGAGTTGCCAGTACGTTGGTTACAAATGTCTCTCTGTTTCACCTCTGATCCTCTGCCATGGTCTAGTAATGAGACCCCAGAACTTCACATAGAGACAGTTACTGAGGTTACAGAGAAATTCTACTATGAATATCATAAACTTACAAGCAAAATTGAGGAACCACCTCCTCGTCCACCAAAAAGGAAGCCATCCAGTTCAGAAGTGCCTAAAAAGCCTCCCAAGTCCAACTCAAAATCACCAAATTTAAGGAGTGCTGTGACCAAACATCTCGACAACCTGTCGCTGGGTCATATAAAGGGTAGACGGGCTCCTGCTCCACCTCCACATGAGGAG ACTTCAAACCATCCCTCTCCACAGTTGCCCAAGCAAGGCTCATCAATAGCAGAGAGCGCCACTCCGCACAATATGTATGTCAGAAGCCCCAAAGTAGCACACAAATCAG cacagAGACTCTCTGACTCTGACCACGATTATGAGTCTATCCAAGAATCATTTGAAAACTTCATTAGTTAA